A genome region from Tolypothrix sp. PCC 7712 includes the following:
- a CDS encoding beta strand repeat-containing protein yields the protein MNQIQNWLQNTNDKQLVVKQHKTKPSAKSCSCDRTTFPEGLGRILTTINLQPKLILCSFIFFSNAPAYSQINPDNTLGAESSRITPNVVINGANADKIDGGAVRGSNLFHSFSEFNINDGQRVYFGNPAGVQNILTRVTGGQASNILGTLGVDGNANLFLINPNGILFGQNARLDIRSSFVGTTANAVQFGNQGIFSATNPQAAPLLTINPSALLFHQINSQPITNQSQAAAGISPAGENVTGLRVADNQNLLLIGGNINLDGGGLRAYGGNIELAAINAPATVGLNIANNLPSVTIGDDVERGDISLSNGTEVNVRGADGGGIKIYGRNVNLTGESKLRAGIETGLGTANSQGGDILINATGTTTLTDSSLIANVIQQRAFGKSGDVNISTGSLNLDKDALINVSTIGQGDAGNIFIQAADTVSLNSNTGIFSSVTYGAIGNGGSVNIKANSLNLSDNAKIETNVLAAYQEFPVGQGNGGDININVGSLSLNQGIINASTSGQGNAGNILIQAQTAVSLTNNSGIYSYVDEGGLGNGGSIKIQAGSLSLIEDSEIDTRTFGKGNGGNIAVNAREGISLDGFGNDSNLFTRIISAVGNSAVGNAGDIELTTNNLSLTNSAYVSSSTLGQGDAGNIIINARDTISFDTDADAYSLIGAKAVGNGGDIQVKTGTLLLTNGSQISTNVLGQGNAGNINVEASDTIQLDGFITREFNGDVGDVTSGLTSSLLIGGVGKAGDIQVKTQSLFVTNGASLTTSTSGKGDAGNITINASDRVTFAGFSGKSLYNSQASSTGDERSIGNGGDISISTGTLLFQNGGSLQAFNNGQGNGGNIFVDAANTITFDGIGKSGLPSNASTYAYNGDAGSIQAKTGALFLTNGGYMSAVGFGLGKAGDIKIDARNSVKVDGVIRDVGLYNGSVVDAESSLSTSLLRGEGKGGDIEITTGSLTVSNRGILSSSTSGKGNAGNITINARDTVTFDHVGNAGSVALDNAIGNGGNIRINTGILFLTNGGTVNTFSAGQGNAGSIFIDTRDRVFVDGVGNQRLVSGAYSFATNSGNGGEIQVNTGTLSLSNGGNFSTFAQRNAGNITINARDAVIFDGVTNNNSPSGVLSYLINGGEGKGGDIQITTNSFTARNGGQLISSTFGKGDAGNITINARDTVTFDGVSSNGIPSSAFTTVENQAEGKGGEIYITTNSFSASQGGSISASTFGKGDAGNITINALDTVSFDGVSSNGIPSGAFTTVENQGEGKGGDINLITGSLSVRGGLISSTSLAKGDAGNITINARDTITLDGAGRGNIINLDSVENPSTFSGVFSSVTNRGTGKAGNTKINAAELRISNQAGIAAATFAGDGGNISLDIGDLLLLRNGGFISTTAGTAQAGGNGGNIAINSPFFVAVTNENSDVTANAFTGKGGNVNINVQNIFGIEARPKLTNQSDITASSQLGIQGQITITQPQIQPPQKLLELPTGIIDASTQFAQTCPRDYNAKPLGSFVVTGRGSLPPNVLEPLALTTSLSPLASLDGESVNKVSNASSQVNVSESQPIIEAQGLVITADGKMMLVAEAPTATPAATSSSAMCPGSE from the coding sequence ATGAATCAGATACAGAACTGGCTCCAAAATACTAACGATAAGCAATTGGTAGTAAAACAACATAAAACGAAGCCATCTGCAAAATCTTGCTCTTGCGATCGCACTACCTTTCCAGAGGGCTTGGGGCGAATATTAACAACCATCAATCTGCAACCAAAGCTCATATTATGCAGTTTTATCTTCTTCAGCAACGCCCCAGCTTATAGTCAAATCAATCCCGATAATACTTTAGGTGCAGAAAGTTCTCGTATCACACCCAATGTTGTAATTAATGGTGCAAACGCCGACAAAATTGACGGTGGCGCTGTACGTGGAAGCAATCTGTTTCACAGTTTTAGCGAGTTTAATATTAATGATGGGCAAAGAGTATATTTTGGCAACCCTGCTGGTGTGCAAAATATTCTCACGCGGGTGACGGGTGGACAAGCTTCAAATATTCTCGGCACATTGGGAGTAGATGGTAATGCCAATTTATTTTTAATTAATCCTAATGGTATTTTATTTGGGCAAAATGCGCGCTTAGATATACGTAGTTCATTTGTGGGAACTACCGCCAATGCTGTGCAATTTGGTAATCAAGGAATTTTTAGTGCTACAAATCCCCAAGCTGCACCTTTGTTAACGATTAATCCCAGTGCATTGCTGTTTCATCAAATTAATTCCCAACCAATTACCAATCAATCCCAAGCCGCAGCAGGTATCAGTCCTGCGGGTGAAAATGTCACAGGGTTAAGAGTCGCAGATAATCAGAATCTATTGCTGATTGGCGGAAATATTAATCTTGATGGTGGGGGACTGCGGGCTTATGGCGGCAATATTGAATTAGCAGCTATAAATGCACCCGCAACAGTGGGATTGAATATTGCCAACAATTTGCCCAGTGTCACAATTGGTGATGATGTCGAACGGGGAGATATTTCTCTGAGTAATGGTACAGAAGTTAATGTTAGAGGTGCAGATGGCGGAGGAATAAAAATTTATGGACGCAATGTCAACTTAACAGGGGAAAGTAAACTCCGCGCGGGGATAGAAACGGGTTTAGGTACAGCAAATAGTCAAGGCGGAGATATTCTAATTAATGCCACAGGTACAACAACTTTAACTGATAGCAGCTTGATTGCTAATGTGATCCAACAAAGAGCTTTTGGCAAATCAGGTGATGTTAATATCTCCACAGGTTCATTGAACTTAGATAAAGATGCGTTAATTAATGTCAGCACTATTGGGCAAGGTGATGCAGGCAATATATTTATCCAAGCAGCTGATACCGTTTCTCTAAACAGTAATACAGGTATTTTCAGCAGCGTAACCTATGGTGCTATCGGTAATGGTGGTAGCGTTAATATCAAAGCAAATTCATTAAATCTCAGCGATAATGCGAAGATAGAAACGAATGTCTTAGCAGCTTATCAAGAATTTCCCGTTGGGCAGGGAAACGGAGGCGATATCAATATTAATGTTGGTTCGCTTTCCTTAAATCAGGGTATTATCAACGCTAGTACCTCTGGACAAGGTAATGCTGGTAATATTTTAATCCAAGCACAGACCGCTGTTTCACTAACAAATAATTCTGGTATTTATAGTTATGTAGACGAAGGTGGTCTAGGTAACGGTGGTAGCATCAAAATTCAAGCTGGTTCCTTGTCACTCATCGAAGACTCAGAAATTGACACCAGAACTTTTGGAAAAGGTAATGGTGGTAATATTGCTGTCAACGCCCGTGAAGGAATTTCTTTAGACGGATTTGGTAACGATAGCAATCTATTTACCCGAATAATTAGTGCTGTTGGTAATTCAGCTGTTGGTAATGCTGGAGATATCGAGCTAACAACTAATAATCTTTCACTTACTAACAGTGCTTATGTCAGTAGTAGCACCTTAGGACAAGGAGACGCAGGGAATATCATCATTAATGCCCGTGATACTATCAGCTTTGATACAGATGCTGATGCCTATAGTTTGATAGGTGCTAAAGCAGTGGGTAATGGCGGAGATATCCAAGTCAAAACCGGAACGCTGCTGTTAACTAATGGCAGTCAAATATCCACTAATGTATTAGGGCAAGGTAATGCAGGCAATATTAATGTCGAGGCTAGCGATACTATTCAGCTTGATGGTTTTATAACTCGTGAATTTAATGGTGATGTAGGTGATGTTACAAGTGGATTAACCAGCAGTTTACTCATTGGAGGTGTGGGTAAAGCTGGAGATATTCAAGTAAAAACTCAATCGCTGTTCGTTACTAATGGTGCTAGTTTAACTACTAGTACAAGTGGCAAGGGAGATGCAGGTAACATCACCATTAACGCCAGCGATCGCGTTACCTTTGCAGGTTTTAGCGGTAAGAGTCTATATAATAGTCAAGCATCCAGCACAGGAGATGAGCGGAGTATTGGTAACGGTGGTGACATTAGTATTAGCACAGGTACACTGTTGTTCCAAAATGGCGGTAGCTTGCAGGCGTTTAATAATGGGCAAGGTAATGGTGGGAATATTTTTGTTGATGCGGCAAATACCATTACTTTTGACGGTATAGGTAAAAGCGGTTTACCAAGTAATGCCTCTACTTATGCATATAACGGTGATGCTGGTAGTATTCAAGCAAAAACTGGCGCGCTATTTTTAACCAATGGCGGATATATGTCTGCTGTGGGATTTGGGCTAGGAAAAGCAGGTGACATTAAAATTGATGCCCGCAACAGTGTGAAAGTTGATGGTGTTATCCGTGATGTAGGTTTATATAATGGTAGCGTTGTTGATGCTGAAAGTAGCTTGTCAACCAGTTTACTCAGGGGTGAAGGTAAAGGCGGAGACATTGAAATTACAACTGGATCGCTGACAGTTAGTAATCGTGGAATTCTATCTAGCAGTACTAGTGGTAAGGGGAATGCAGGTAACATTACTATCAACGCCCGCGATACAGTAACTTTTGATCATGTAGGCAATGCTGGTAGTGTAGCTTTAGATAATGCGATCGGGAACGGTGGCAATATTCGCATCAATACCGGAATATTATTTTTAACTAATGGTGGTACAGTCAATACGTTTAGTGCTGGACAGGGTAACGCTGGTAGTATCTTTATTGATACCCGCGATCGCGTTTTTGTAGATGGAGTTGGTAATCAACGGCTTGTTAGTGGCGCATATTCCTTTGCCACTAACAGCGGTAACGGTGGAGAAATCCAAGTAAATACAGGAACGCTGTCATTAAGCAATGGTGGGAATTTTTCAACTTTTGCCCAGAGAAATGCAGGAAATATCACTATCAATGCCCGTGATGCTGTGATTTTTGATGGTGTAACTAACAATAACAGTCCCAGTGGTGTCTTGAGTTATCTAATTAACGGAGGTGAGGGAAAGGGTGGTGACATCCAGATAACAACCAACTCCTTCACAGCACGTAATGGCGGACAACTCATATCCAGCACCTTTGGTAAAGGTGATGCGGGTAACATTACCATTAATGCCCGTGATACTGTCACCTTTGATGGTGTTAGTAGTAATGGCATTCCCAGTAGTGCATTTACTACAGTTGAAAATCAAGCTGAAGGTAAAGGAGGAGAAATTTACATAACAACTAACTCCTTTAGCGCCAGTCAAGGCGGAAGCATCAGTGCAAGTACTTTCGGTAAGGGTGATGCGGGTAACATTACCATTAATGCTCTTGATACTGTTAGCTTTGATGGTGTTAGTAGTAATGGCATTCCCAGTGGTGCGTTTACTACAGTCGAAAATCAAGGTGAAGGTAAGGGCGGCGATATTAACCTGATAACTGGTTCGCTTTCTGTACGTGGGGGGCTAATTAGTAGCACTAGCCTAGCTAAAGGCGATGCTGGCAATATTACAATTAACGCCCGCGATACCATAACTCTTGATGGTGCGGGTCGTGGTAATATTATCAACCTTGACAGTGTAGAGAATCCCAGTACTTTTAGCGGGGTTTTTAGTTCTGTCACGAATCGGGGTACAGGTAAAGCTGGAAATACGAAAATCAATGCGGCTGAACTTCGCATTTCTAATCAAGCAGGTATTGCAGCAGCAACTTTTGCTGGTGATGGCGGCAATATAAGTCTTGATATCGGTGATTTGTTATTGCTACGTAATGGCGGTTTTATCTCCACTACCGCAGGTACTGCCCAAGCTGGTGGTAATGGCGGTAATATTGCGATTAATTCACCGTTCTTTGTAGCTGTAACTAACGAAAACAGCGATGTTACGGCTAATGCTTTCACTGGTAAAGGCGGTAACGTTAATATCAATGTGCAAAATATTTTTGGCATTGAAGCACGCCCTAAACTGACAAATCAAAGTGATATCACTGCTAGTTCTCAATTAGGAATACAGGGACAAATCACCATCACCCAACCACAAATCCAACCGCCACAAAAACTGCTGGAACTCCCTACAGGAATAATTGACGCTAGTACTCAATTTGCTCAAACTTGCCCTAGAGACTACAATGCAAAACCCTTGGGTAGCTTTGTCGTGACTGGACGCGGTAGTTTACCACCCAATGTTTTAGAACCGCTGGCTTTGACAACTAGCCTCAGTCCCTTAGCTAGTTTGGATGGGGAAAGTGTCAACAAAGTATCGAATGCATCTTCACAAGTAAATGTGTCGGAAAGTCAGCCAATTATTGAGGCGCAAGGTTTGGTGATCACTGCTGACGGTAAGATGATGCTGGTTGCCGAAGCGCCAACAGCAACACCTGCGGCTACTAGTAGTTCTGCGATGTGTCCCGGATCTGAGTAG
- a CDS encoding four-helix bundle copper-binding protein: protein MAIQQLTLNQVNQEMQQCIQNCLDCHSICLNTVTYCLQKGGNHAEQAHIRLLLDCAEICETSANFMLRTSQLHAHTCGVCAEVCQRCAENCVDAQRLADRHRMGNDAQMKACADMCRRCAESCRQMSMATA, encoded by the coding sequence TTGGCTATACAACAACTGACCTTGAATCAAGTTAACCAAGAAATGCAGCAGTGCATTCAAAACTGCTTGGATTGTCATAGTATTTGCTTGAATACTGTAACTTACTGCTTACAAAAGGGTGGTAATCATGCGGAACAAGCTCATATTCGCTTACTGCTTGATTGCGCTGAAATTTGTGAAACTAGTGCTAATTTTATGTTGCGGACTTCCCAGTTACACGCTCATACCTGTGGGGTGTGTGCAGAAGTATGTCAGCGCTGCGCGGAAAATTGCGTAGACGCACAGCGGCTTGCCGACAGGCATCGCATGGGTAATGATGCTCAAATGAAAGCTTGCGCTGATATGTGCCGTCGCTGTGCTGAATCTTGTCGGCAAATGTCAATGGCCACTGCATAA
- a CDS encoding sucrose-phosphate phosphatase, giving the protein MKLLLVIDLDNTLVEKDKGNNVLTQRLADFRKYIYLVYITDHSETAIRKFIAQANILKPDYLIASLGSEIYQQGLILDRDWANYIAKGWNRDTIWAIASQFSGLQLRCKSEQTRWKISFKLDTDASLHVINDLQDLLNFSGLSAQVIFSNGCDVDIVPKNCNKGKATAYLQKLLQVEPEVTIISGGSGNDISLFQLLSPGIIVSNAQTELLQWHFKTHYPWHYLTDSPNTAGIIEGLVYFNILPFPNSWRSLPISN; this is encoded by the coding sequence ATGAAACTACTTTTAGTGATTGATTTAGATAATACTCTGGTTGAGAAAGATAAAGGTAATAATGTTTTAACCCAGCGATTAGCAGACTTCCGCAAGTATATTTATTTAGTATATATTACAGATCACAGTGAAACTGCTATTCGTAAATTTATAGCACAAGCAAATATATTAAAACCAGATTACTTAATTGCTAGTCTAGGTAGTGAGATTTATCAACAGGGTTTGATTTTAGATCGGGATTGGGCTAATTATATCGCCAAAGGCTGGAATAGAGATACAATTTGGGCAATTGCCAGTCAATTTTCGGGATTGCAACTTCGCTGCAAAAGTGAACAAACCCGCTGGAAAATTAGTTTTAAATTAGATACAGATGCTTCACTTCATGTAATTAATGATTTACAAGATTTATTAAACTTTTCAGGACTATCGGCTCAGGTTATTTTCAGCAATGGGTGCGATGTTGATATAGTACCCAAAAATTGTAATAAGGGTAAAGCTACTGCATATCTGCAAAAACTACTGCAAGTAGAACCGGAGGTAACAATTATCTCTGGAGGTTCAGGAAATGACATTAGCCTATTTCAATTGCTATCGCCAGGAATTATCGTTAGTAATGCTCAGACCGAACTGCTCCAATGGCACTTTAAAACTCATTACCCTTGGCACTATTTAACTGATTCTCCTAATACTGCTGGTATTATTGAAGGGCTAGTTTATTTTAATATTTTGCCATTTCCTAATAGCTGGCGATCGCTACCCATTTCTAATTAA
- a CDS encoding sucrose synthase — MLELINDILQSEESIDFRQFLHQLRQQNQQYLLRNDILTAFSDYCKSQEKSEFFCSTSQLGKLIYFTQEIILDNGNYCLVVRPKIANQQVFHITEDLQVEPMTVEELLDLRDRFVNRFHPHQGNLLELDFHPLYDYSPTIRDPKNIGKGVQFLNRYLSSKLQESQQLQERLFQFLSLHNYNGTQLLINPRIQNQQQLSQQVKLALGFVNQYPATTPYSQLCFELQEMGFEPGWGNTAGRIQESLELLDGLIDSPDHQALENLLSRIPMMFRIVLVSVHGWFGQEGVLGRPDTGGQVVYVLDQARSLEQQLQEDITLAGLDLIHVQPKVIILSRLISNCDGTRCNQRLEKVYGTTNVWILRVPFREFNPNVTQNWISRFEIWPYLETYAIDAEKEVLAEFHGKPDLIVGNYSDGNLVAFLLARRLKVTQCNIAHALEKSKYLFSNLYWQDLEDKYHFSLQFTADLIAMNAANFIISSTYQEIVGTPDSVGQYESYKSFTMPELYHVVDGIELFSPKFNLVPPGVNESYFFPYTDTDRRFHSERDRLENLLFNLEDSNLVYGKLDDPNKRPIFSMARLDRIKNLTGLAECFGKSEELQQHCNLILVAGKLRVEDSSDYEEATEIEKLYRIIDQYNLHGKIRWLGVRLSKNDSGEIYRLIADHQGVFVQPALFEAFGLTVLEAMISGLPTFATQFGGPLEIIQNGVNGFYINPTRLEEMAQVILEFVHKCDKNTEYWLKVSQQSIKRVLTNYTWKIHTTRLLSLARIYGFWNYTSQENREDMLRYLEILFYLVFKPRAQQLLAQHMQR; from the coding sequence ATGCTGGAACTAATTAATGATATTTTGCAAAGTGAAGAAAGCATTGATTTTCGTCAATTTTTACATCAATTACGCCAGCAAAATCAACAATATCTCCTAAGAAATGATATTCTGACCGCTTTTAGTGATTACTGTAAAAGCCAGGAAAAGTCAGAATTTTTTTGTAGTACTTCTCAATTGGGAAAACTCATCTACTTCACCCAAGAAATTATCCTTGACAATGGCAATTATTGCTTAGTAGTGAGACCAAAGATTGCAAATCAACAGGTATTTCACATTACGGAAGACCTGCAAGTTGAACCAATGACCGTAGAAGAATTGTTAGACTTGCGCGATCGCTTTGTCAATCGCTTTCACCCTCACCAAGGTAATCTCTTAGAACTGGATTTTCATCCATTGTATGATTATTCACCGACAATTCGCGATCCCAAAAACATTGGTAAAGGTGTACAGTTTCTCAACCGCTACTTATCCAGCAAACTTCAGGAGTCGCAACAGTTGCAAGAAAGGCTGTTTCAATTCCTAAGTCTGCATAACTATAACGGTACACAACTGCTAATTAACCCCCGGATTCAAAATCAGCAGCAACTATCACAACAGGTCAAATTAGCACTGGGTTTTGTTAACCAATATCCTGCTACGACTCCCTACAGCCAATTGTGTTTTGAACTGCAAGAGATGGGATTTGAGCCGGGATGGGGTAACACCGCAGGTCGCATTCAAGAAAGCTTAGAACTTTTAGATGGATTAATTGATTCACCTGACCACCAGGCTTTAGAAAACTTGTTGTCTCGCATACCAATGATGTTTCGCATCGTTTTGGTATCAGTTCACGGCTGGTTTGGACAGGAAGGAGTTTTGGGAAGACCTGACACAGGTGGACAAGTAGTTTATGTTTTAGACCAAGCTAGAAGTTTAGAACAACAACTCCAAGAAGATATAACTTTGGCAGGATTGGATTTGATTCATGTCCAGCCAAAAGTTATCATTCTTTCTCGATTGATTTCCAATTGTGATGGTACTCGCTGCAATCAGCGTTTAGAGAAAGTTTATGGCACTACAAATGTCTGGATTTTGCGAGTTCCTTTCCGGGAATTTAATCCTAATGTGACACAAAATTGGATTTCTCGGTTTGAAATTTGGCCCTACTTAGAAACTTATGCAATTGATGCCGAAAAAGAAGTCTTAGCTGAATTTCACGGGAAACCAGATTTAATTGTTGGTAACTATTCTGATGGGAATTTAGTTGCTTTTTTACTGGCGCGTCGTTTAAAAGTTACCCAGTGTAATATTGCCCATGCTTTAGAAAAATCTAAATATCTATTTAGTAATCTCTACTGGCAAGACTTAGAAGATAAGTATCATTTTTCACTCCAGTTTACTGCTGACTTAATTGCCATGAATGCGGCTAATTTTATTATTAGCAGTACCTATCAAGAAATTGTCGGTACGCCAGATAGTGTAGGGCAGTACGAATCTTATAAGAGTTTTACTATGCCTGAATTATATCATGTTGTAGATGGCATAGAGTTATTCAGTCCTAAGTTTAATTTAGTGCCGCCTGGGGTGAACGAAAGTTATTTCTTTCCTTATACAGATACAGATAGACGATTTCACTCAGAACGCGATCGCTTGGAGAATTTGCTATTTAATCTCGAAGATTCCAATCTGGTATATGGCAAATTAGATGACCCCAACAAGCGACCTATATTTTCAATGGCGCGTTTAGATAGAATTAAAAACCTCACAGGTTTAGCAGAGTGTTTTGGCAAAAGTGAGGAATTACAACAACACTGTAACTTGATTTTGGTAGCGGGTAAATTACGAGTTGAAGACAGCAGCGATTACGAAGAAGCTACGGAAATTGAAAAACTCTACAGAATCATTGACCAATACAATCTCCACGGAAAAATTCGCTGGTTAGGTGTTCGCTTATCTAAAAATGATTCGGGAGAAATTTATCGCTTGATTGCTGATCATCAAGGAGTTTTTGTCCAACCTGCTTTATTTGAAGCTTTTGGTCTTACAGTTTTAGAAGCAATGATTAGCGGTTTACCTACTTTTGCTACTCAGTTTGGTGGCCCATTAGAAATTATTCAAAACGGGGTAAATGGATTTTATATCAACCCTACTCGTCTAGAAGAAATGGCACAAGTAATTCTGGAGTTTGTTCATAAATGCGACAAAAATACAGAATATTGGTTGAAAGTTTCTCAACAATCAATTAAGAGGGTTTTGACAAATTACACTTGGAAAATTCACACTACACGCTTACTTTCCCTTGCCAGAATTTATGGTTTTTGGAATTATACTTCCCAAGAAAATCGTGAAGATATGCTCCGCTACTTAGAAATACTATTTTATTTAGTATTCAAGCCAAGAGCACAACAACTATTAGCGCAGCATATGCAACGCTAA
- a CDS encoding STAS domain-containing protein: MEIEDRKHITKDGNTVIILQPKVRLDISTSWQLKMKLQECISQISCYVIVNLAQVTFIDSAGLSSLVAGKRIVQQFKGRFCICSLLPTAKLIFEVTMMDTMLEIFDTEEEALKKFLPAYL, translated from the coding sequence ATGGAAATTGAGGATAGGAAACATATAACCAAAGATGGAAATACAGTAATTATATTGCAACCTAAGGTTCGGCTAGATATTAGCACATCTTGGCAGCTAAAGATGAAATTACAAGAGTGTATTTCTCAAATCAGTTGCTATGTAATAGTCAATCTCGCTCAAGTAACTTTCATTGATAGTGCTGGTTTATCTTCTTTAGTGGCTGGAAAGCGGATTGTTCAACAATTTAAAGGTAGATTCTGCATTTGTAGTCTGCTGCCTACAGCCAAATTAATTTTTGAAGTCACCATGATGGATACAATGTTGGAAATTTTTGACACTGAAGAAGAAGCTTTAAAAAAATTCTTGCCAGCTTATTTATAA
- a CDS encoding glycosyltransferase, whose product MNNLVPLNLVGSVENSQPETHSQPTYALISVHGDPTAEIGKEGAGGQNIYVRELGLALAKKGCQVDIFTRREHLNQEEIVELAPGCRTIRLSAGPANFIPRTELFEYLPEFVTSWLDFQQRTGRNYALIHTNYWLSGWVGLQLKSQLGLPQVHTYHSIGAVKYRDEQNPPPIAQIRHCVEKAILEQTDCVISTSPQEVDDLRQFISQKGRIKVIPCGINTEHFSSVSQNIARQELGISPDARVILYVGRFDRRKGIETLVRACAALPYSFQLYLVGGSREDGADFQEQQRIQALVKKLGLEAVTVFTGRILQAQLPAYYAAANVCVVPSYYEPFGLVAIEAMAAGTPVIASNVGGLQHTVVHGKTGLLVPPGNHHDLTRAISNLLDNPSLTQFYSNAAHHWVQSRFSTQAVANHIYELYQLLTLSTCVQEIIKTHNLTPNVERQIQTLLKSKALKPSDIKALEKLVDSFSNGTVQWVNN is encoded by the coding sequence ATGAATAATCTTGTTCCTTTGAATTTAGTCGGGTCTGTGGAAAATTCTCAGCCAGAAACACATTCTCAACCCACTTATGCATTAATTTCAGTTCATGGAGATCCCACGGCTGAAATTGGAAAAGAAGGAGCCGGTGGCCAAAATATCTACGTGCGGGAATTGGGATTAGCATTAGCAAAAAAAGGATGTCAGGTGGATATTTTTACCCGACGCGAACATCTCAACCAAGAAGAAATTGTGGAGCTAGCGCCAGGGTGTCGCACCATTCGTCTAAGTGCAGGGCCAGCAAACTTTATTCCTAGAACCGAGTTATTTGAGTATTTACCAGAATTTGTGACATCTTGGCTGGATTTTCAACAGCGAACAGGGCGGAACTATGCACTAATTCATACGAATTATTGGCTTTCTGGTTGGGTAGGATTACAACTCAAATCTCAACTGGGATTACCCCAAGTTCATACCTATCATTCCATTGGCGCAGTTAAATACCGTGATGAGCAAAATCCGCCGCCAATTGCTCAGATTCGCCATTGTGTAGAAAAAGCAATTTTAGAGCAAACAGATTGTGTAATTTCTACCAGTCCCCAAGAAGTTGACGACCTGCGTCAATTCATTTCCCAAAAAGGAAGGATTAAAGTCATTCCTTGCGGCATTAATACTGAACATTTTAGTTCTGTCAGCCAAAATATTGCTCGTCAAGAATTGGGAATTAGTCCAGATGCTCGAGTAATTTTGTATGTAGGACGCTTTGACCGTCGCAAGGGAATTGAAACTTTAGTTAGGGCTTGCGCTGCTTTACCTTATTCCTTTCAACTTTATTTGGTCGGTGGTAGTCGTGAAGATGGTGCAGACTTTCAAGAACAACAACGTATTCAAGCCTTAGTCAAGAAGCTTGGTTTAGAAGCAGTTACAGTATTTACAGGACGGATTTTACAAGCACAGTTACCTGCTTATTATGCCGCTGCCAATGTTTGTGTTGTTCCCAGTTATTATGAACCTTTTGGTTTAGTGGCAATTGAAGCCATGGCAGCAGGAACACCTGTAATTGCTAGTAACGTCGGAGGATTACAGCATACAGTTGTGCATGGTAAAACTGGGCTGTTAGTTCCTCCTGGCAATCATCATGATTTAACCAGAGCTATTAGTAATTTATTAGACAACCCTAGTCTGACACAGTTTTATAGCAATGCTGCACATCATTGGGTTCAGTCTCGTTTTAGTACGCAAGCAGTTGCCAACCACATCTACGAACTCTATCAATTATTAACCCTTTCTACCTGCGTTCAAGAAATCATTAAAACTCATAATTTAACTCCGAATGTAGAAAGGCAAATTCAAACTTTGTTAAAGTCAAAAGCCTTAAAACCTAGTGACATCAAAGCTCTAGAAAAATTAGTTGACTCCTTTTCTAATGGTACTGTGCAGTGGGTCAATAATTAA
- a CDS encoding response regulator transcription factor, whose translation MRILVVEDDVQLAEMLVEALTDRQYVVDIAQDGEEAWDFIKGLEYDLVVLDITLPKLDGVSFCQRLRSRNRSLPVLMLTARDTLADKVTGLDAGADDYMVKPFEMPELMARIRALLRRNQSATSFGGLSWGDLHLNSSTYEVTYAEHPLHLTPKEFALLELLVSSGRRVLSRTGIIERIWSLNDPPSEETVKSHIKSLRNKLREIGAPDDFIETVHGLGYRLKQL comes from the coding sequence ATGCGGATTTTGGTAGTTGAAGATGATGTGCAGCTAGCAGAAATGCTAGTGGAAGCCCTGACTGACCGTCAATATGTAGTAGATATAGCCCAAGACGGTGAAGAAGCATGGGATTTTATCAAGGGGTTGGAATATGACTTAGTGGTACTAGACATAACTTTACCTAAATTAGACGGTGTCAGTTTTTGTCAACGCTTGCGATCGCGTAACCGCAGTCTACCAGTCCTGATGTTAACAGCACGCGATACCCTGGCTGATAAAGTTACTGGCTTAGATGCCGGAGCAGATGACTATATGGTAAAGCCTTTTGAAATGCCAGAACTCATGGCGCGCATTCGTGCATTGTTACGCCGCAATCAAAGCGCTACTTCTTTCGGTGGCTTGAGTTGGGGCGATTTGCATTTAAATTCCAGCACTTATGAAGTCACCTATGCTGAACATCCTCTACATCTGACACCCAAAGAATTTGCCCTTTTAGAACTCTTGGTTTCTAGCGGTCGGCGGGTACTCAGCCGCACTGGAATCATTGAACGCATCTGGTCACTGAACGATCCACCCAGCGAAGAAACTGTGAAATCTCACATTAAGAGTCTCAGAAATAAACTCCGAGAAATAGGTGCTCCTGATGATTTTATTGAAACAGTTCATGGATTAGGCTATCGCTTAAAGCAGCTTTAG